TGCCAAAGCAAACGCACTTAAAAGAAGGCAACTCAgacaacaagagaaaacgGTTTGCGACACTCAATCATCCATAGAAAGCTCTGCTACTTTATCTCAATCACAGAGTTTGGTTATTGAAACACGACCAGATAATCTTGATTCTCTCACCCAATTGGAGAAAAACGATACTAAAGTCAGAAGGATGAAAGATCAAGCTGAGAGCAAGAAACTGCGAGAGAGCGTGGATACGAATTCACAAAGAGGGAACAAAGACATGAAATCTATGAAAGCACTGGACATACAGAAGCCTACGGTTTTAGGTACCAcaattgaagatgagaggAGAGTATTTGCCACTAGAGATCAGGAGAACCTAGAGAACAAGTCAATACAGCGTGCTCCTCTAACTCCTTTAGCTTCAAAGATCGCTTCATCTCCCTTTGCTGACCTCTTTACGCCAACCCGAGCCCCCCTCGCCGGTCCAAGTACCCCCAATACTGCCTCTACACCTGTATCCCGATCTTCTTTACGGTCCATTGTTACACCACCTAGTGCAGCTCCTATGCGTTATGTACCTTCTGGCCTCTCATCCTCAGTCACTCAACCTTTATCGGAATCTGTTGCCAAACCCAACGATGGTGCAAGGAAATATGGCTTAATAAGTCGTACAGATAGAAGGAAGCTAGGAAGACATTTGCCCAGGATAGCATCAGGAGAAAAGGGGTGGAATAATACCGGATTACAAGGCCATGTTCAAGATACATTGGAGGGAGAAAGGATGTCGGCTACTATGAGGAAGGCTCTTGCTTTGACAGGGAGtaatgaagagaagaatttgTCTTCATCAATTCCAGCAACTAGAGTGACTATAAAAGAATTGCCATCTTCAATTGCACCGGGTTTGAAAACTTCTATCTCTCGAGCCACTCGTCCTCGTGACATTGTCTTGGCCCCTTCTCAGGCAGATAATCACCTATCCGGCAACGCAGCACCGTCTACGCCGTCAAAACGACGATCGCAATATATGCCATACACTCCAAAATCTTCAATACCAAGCGCTATTGGTCCCATGTCCCCTCGTCCTGAACTAACAAGTGAAGACATGAAGGGACTGATGTCTGCCGTTGGAAATCTACCGGCACGAGGAACTGCccaggaagaagatgacgGAGTCACGGGGATGTCAAATCGTCTTCGCTTGAATAAATCTCGCCTTCCTCCCTCTGCTTCATCTCGTGATCTTGCTCCCGCACCTCTCCCTTCAAAACGGCTAGTTCAAACAAATTGGATGGACAAACATCGGCATGCTTTGGGGAGTTATGAGTATCTTTGTCATGTTGGTGAGGCGCAGCAATGGATTGAAGGGTGTCTGGGAGAAGAATTGCCTTTTGGGGTCACAGAAATGGAGGAACGGCTGAGAGATGGAGTAGTATTGGCGAAATTGGCCAAAGTGTACGAGGGTGAGGAGGTTGTGAGAAAAATTTGGATGGTGAGCACGCATCAAACTCGGATGAGTCATTGTTGCTAATGACCGTGAAGGAGACAAAACATAGGTACAAGCAGTCGGATAATATCAATCATTTTCTCAATTTTGTTAGAAACGTTGGGATGCCAGAAGTTGGTTCTTTATGTCTTGTATTGCAATACTGCATTCAATACTAACTCTCCTGCAGACGTTCATCTTCGAGCTTACAGATCTTTATGATAAGAAGAATATACCTAAAGTCATTTTTTGCATTCACATCTTGAGGCAAGCGTACTCGAAACATGCCAATTACTATATGCTGATTTCTTACAGTCATTTACTTGCTTGTCTAGGCAGAGCAGAGCGTATTGGAAATCTGGTTGGACAGTTTGAATTCACCAGTATGTCGTCTGATTATTTCGTATTGGACATCAGCTGACATGCTACCAGATGAGCAGATCGCTGCGGCGCAAAGAGGGCTGCAAGGTGTGGCAATGCCTAATTTTGGTGATGTCAGCAACACTCTTGCCAAAGAAGCAAGCTGGGCGCCCACAGAGCCTGAAGagacagaagaagaatgtaCGTGACCTGATAGGCTTTGAACAAAACGCGCTGACAGAGATAGCTCGTGACCGCTTGTTATTGGAATGTGAGGGTTCAGTCATTGGCCTTCAATGTTATCTTCGCGGTCACTTAGTTCGCATGTCTACTTCCCGCACCCAAGCTAAGTTGGAGCTTGCCGAGCCCATCACAAGACGGTTTCAAGCCCGCGCACGCGGTGCGCTTTGTCGAAGAAGgcttttggaagaaattaGAGAGCGGAGATCGCTCCATAACGTGGCCAAATCAATACAAGCATCAGCAAGGGGCCTTATGGTAAGGCAACAATGGAGGACGAAAATGATAGAAGTACAAAAATTGGCAGGTGTAGCAACCAGGATGCAAGCCCAGATCCAAGGAGCAATGACCAGAATGAGGCTTGGTATCatcaaaaagagattaCGACAGTTTACGAAGAGCATTGTTGGTTTTCAAGGACACTGTCGCAGTTGTCTTGATCGGAGGGTCAAAAGGAACCATTGGGCTGTTATGGCTGAACCGCACATGGTGTATTCGATCAAATCTGTCCAAGCTCTCTTGCGAGGTCATCTCTACCGCCAGACGCTTGCTGCTCAGCAATGCAGGATGTTTGCTCATGTTACAACATTCACGTCTCTGCAATCACATCTCCGAGGAGTTCTAGTACGTCGCTACATGCGCACACAAGAGCAGAAAATGGACAATGCTGCTGATTGCATTGTGGCCATTCAAAGTGTTGCACGAAGCGTTTTATGCCGTAGGCGAAAACGTCATCTTATGACCACTCTTCAGCAGACGTCGCCAGCAActgtttctttccaatctcttGCTCGTGCTCGTCTTGCAAGGCAGTCACATAAAAACATGCAGAAAGCTTTGGCCAAAGTTGAAGTGGCAGGATCTGTTGGGGGATTGCAAGCCTTTCTGAGAACTCGTCTCGCCAAGAAACAAACGACggagcaaaagaagaagcttgagTTCGTACAACCGGATGTTATAGGTTTCCAAGCTGTTGCTCGAGGATACATTGCCAGGGAAGACTATAGATTTTGGAGAGATTATCTCCACGACCCAAAGACTCTTGGCGCGCTTGTattccttcaatctcttaTGCGAGGATTTAACGCCAGGAGACGGCTCTTCTTGAGAACAACTTATATTCATCGAAATATTGACAAAATTATCAAGATCCAAGCCCTCTGGCGTGGCCGACAACAGCGCCAATCTTACGACAAGCTCATGACTGGTGTCGATGTCGATGTATCAACCATTCAAAGCTATATGCATCTCTTAGATGACACAGAGTCTGACTTTGCTGACCAAGTCCGCATTGAAGCCCTCCGAGGTCAAGTTGTAGATTTGATTAGGGAAAACCAAAACCTCGAGACAGAAGTAAAAGATTTGGATACAAAGATCGCCTTGATCATCAATAACCAGATGTCTTTCCAAGAGCTCGCTCGTGCAAAGCGAAGAACCGAACCAGTGACGTATCAGACTCCCTCGAATGATCCGTTCTCCGGGGGCGTTCACCTGGATAGAACGATGCAGCGCAAACTTGAGCTATATGAACAGCTTTTCTTCATGCTGCAAACAAAACCCGAATACTTATCAAGGTTACTCAGAGTTCTTAGTAGTGGCGGGGAGAGTGCAGAGAAGAACAAACGAATGATTGAGGGTGTAACGATGATTCTATTCGCTTTTGGGCACGAAAGAAGGGaagaatatctttttcacAAGCTCCTTCAAGTAAgctttttgtttggtttGGTTTGTCAATGCTGAAGATTTTTCAAGCTGGCCGCTCATGAAGAGATCTTACGAGCCCAATCTCTCGTTAATCTTGTCCATTCCCGATTCACAATCATCTCTGTCACAACACAATATGTTAAGCCTTCTCTTGCCGGTTTCATTCGTGATGTTATTGCCCCTCACATTATGAGGATCATCAGTGCTCCCGACTTAGACTTGTGTTCAGATCCTGTGAAAGTAAGTCGTTTGTATATACTCCGTATGACGCTTTGGATAATTGACACCTTTAGATTTATATGCGAATGATTAGCGCAGAGGAGACACAGACAGGCATGCCCTCGACTTTGCCGAAAGACAGAAATGCCGATCAAATTTTACAAGAACATGCAATGACGCGTGCTATATTTATCAGGAGTGAGTCATCGATTCCAGATATGTTTTGCAATGAAGTTGAACATCACCTTAGATTTGCAAGAACTAAGAAATTTAACAGACATGTTACTTGAAGATATGTTACAAGTTCCTGAGAAGCTTCCATATACAATTCGATTGCTTGCTCGAGAGGCATTACTTGCTTTGCAGGCAGGCCACCTTTTCTAGCACTGCAAACATCTACTGACATTTACACAGAGAAAATTTCCAGAAGCAACAGATGATGAACTTGTTCCTGTTGTGTCTCGTATCGTCATATTACCTTTCATTCTTCCTGTTGTCATGTGAGTGTAGATTCCAGAACCTATCACTGATATGCTGACTGAGGCTCGCGTAGAGCGCCAGAACAATATGGTATAGCTCCTGATGGTGTTGGCACTGTTGAGCGCGGTAATCTATCTGAACTTGctaatcttttcaatcacGTTGCAAGCCAAGAGTACATGAACACACCGGATCAGAGGTTATTGAGGACTCCACTTGAGGCTTTCATTACCGCAATGGCTATACCTTGGAGGGAATGGGTCTTGGATGGTAAGTGGGTCTTTTCTTGACGGAAAGCTGCCTACCTGATGTTTCTAGTTGCCAATGTGGAGCATGCTGAAGGCCATTTCCAAGCTCACGAATTGTTTGAATCGACTATCGAGGCAAAACCTATCAAGATCACAAGGGCTGATATCTACGGCACATTGAGCTGCCTGATCCAAGATGTTGATTACTTGACAGCCGAAAATAGGAAGGATCCAATCGTACCCATTCTGGAGGAGCTGGAAGGCCCGCCTATTGATTACGATCGGAGCAAAAACCCTGTCAATCTTCGTTTGACAAATCGCCTTGCTAAACCTCAATGTTGGTTGTCTTTAGATTCTTTTCAGGCGTCTTGCTGATGCACACAAACAGCTGGTGGCCCGAATGCTACTGAAAAGGCTGATTGGATTCAGGCTAAACGACATGTTCTCGCTGTATTGCGTGTTCAGACAGGTAAAACCTTGTTTGACGTGCTTGTCGCTCGCCCAGAAGAATGTCATGAACAAATGTGGGTTGAAGAAGTTCTGCGAGATATCGCTCTTGAGAACACAAGGAAGGCCCAACATGGTTTGCCACCTACGCCCGTGGAACAAGAATATCAAATTGAAAGCATTCGATCGTGAGTTTGTGTATTTTACATCAAAATTCGGCTAATAGCACACCAGATTACCATTTCACGAAGTCAAGTCTCGTGCCATCGAATTTTGTATGAAGCTCGAACGTTCCGGAAAACTTTCAAGAGAAGATCATCTTCAAGGATTATTAGTATCTGTAGCCTCAGATATTCGTCAAAAGCATCATCTTCGAAAAATACGTAAAGACAATCTTGCTGGAATGGTAAAGGCACACGAAGATATGACCAAGAAGAGGGCAGAGTACGGGACACAGGTCAAGGCATACCATGACTATATTGATGGTGCCATGGCCGAATTGCAAGCTAAGGGGTGCACTCTATTACTGTTATTGCAGACCAACGGCGTTGACGAATCATATAGCAAAAAGAAGCCGATATTCATGAGTAAACAGTATAGGCACCAAATGTCtcagaaaagacatggtAAACAAGCCAAATTCGGATCTTACAAATATAATGCTGCAGAGCTATACGAAAAACGTAAGGATTTCCGTTTCGCTTATTCGCAACCTGTTCATATCTATATAggcattcttctttccgtAAATCAGTTCTCTCCCCGACAGTTTGACAAGCTTTTCATAATTATTTCCTCTAATGAGGTCGGCGTGTTTAGCCTTGAACTTTCACACCCAACCTCTACAACTGCCGCTGGAGGATTATTgggagaagatgaagttCGAATGGAGGACTTGTTAGGAGCACAGTATGAGAATAAGGAGCGATTGGACATGTTTGAAGGACAAGCGACGTTTGCATTAAATATGCTGATTCACCAGATTAATAAGAGTATGTCAATGAAGACAGATGAAAAATTGTGTGCTAACCACTCTAAAGAATTCTACAGCTCGTAAAGTTACGCATTGCGGAATTCTATTGTATTGATGCTATTAGGGACTTTTTGGATTTCTATGGATGTAATGAATCGACAACTTGTTACATTTAAGTATGCACTCGTATAGCCTTTTTATGTTGGGCTTCTGTCAATTCGATTTAGAAAGCCGTCAGCTCATATCCGATCACTGAGCGTGTAAATGGCCAGCAAGCATTGCTCAACCATGTAAAGACAGATAGGGTATCGAATAGACCAGtcacaagatgaaagacACAGTTGGATCATGATGAACCAGATGTCGATATTGTTACATTATTATGACTCTACGTATTGCGCATTTTGTCATCTATATGTTACGAATATAAGACGTTCCCCTAGCCTTCGTCACTAAAATTTGAACCATTCAATATAGCAATCCTACTCTTCTCTTAATTTCTTGTTGGCATCTACCACGTTGCTTCCCTCCACCTCCTCACTCTCTGGCCGTTGTCCAAATACCAATAGCCCATCTTGGATGGCCCTCTCAAGTACTTCTCTCAGCCTATCGTCGGGTTCAACTCCTTCTTGCGCACACTGTTCCATGATCTTTTGTGCTTCTTCCATTAAGGCAGCAGACTGGGCAGTAGTGTAATTATCCAAAGCGAATTGTGATATCTGTAGCTCCGACGACAATCCCCGCTCCCGAACACCCGCTCCTATTCTTCCATTATTATCGCCTGGTCCTGTCAGTTCGCCCGTCAATTCTTCCAAGAGTTGAGCCACCTCAGGATGATCTTCTTTCAACTGTTGAGCTGCTGTCAAACCATCATTGTTTTTCCACTTGGCATCTGCTCCTCGCTCGACAAGAAACTTGGCGACGCACACAGATTCAACCACATACAGAGGCGTTtcgccatcatcatccgTAAGGTTGATATTGCCGCCTTTAGAGAGAAGATATTCGAGGAGAGGAAGGTGAGCGTATGACGCTGCAGCGTGCCTACATGGTAGGCTCTGGTCAGttcttgaaattgaagagacaaaagaggGGATACGTACATGGGGGAGTAAGAGTTCTCATCCTTGTCGTTTGGGGTATATCCTTCATGTTCAATGAGGTACTATGAACGTGTGCAAGTCAGTCGAGTATGTGAGTGAAATGGCTTGATCCGAACGGGGCCGGAATCGAGAAAGAACGTAGACACGCACTTGAACACGTTCGAGGTCACCATCGGACGAAGCCACCCATAAGTTTTTACCTGTAGTTTGAACCATCTTGAGTTTGCTGAAAGCgagcaggaagaagaagcaaaataaataaaaaaagttTCAAGTTTATGTGATATATACCAAAACAAAAACTTGTTTCTTTGAGTGGAGGTTACGGAGGTTGATGAATACTCCGTCGACTTCAAAGACAATTACGACGAAGTGACCACCAAACTAACTTCTTTACGCCTGATTCTGAAAGTTGTTGGATACTCACTTGTGCGCTTCATTCCTGTGCACTCGCAATATCGAAAGATTCTGCTATAATATATCATGGGGTTGCAAAGTTCTTTCGAGATTGTTGGACAAAAGTCCCATTCTATTTCGAGTGATCTATTTGGTTCTAATGGCGGTAAAAGATACTCATAATAATCATACACGAGTTGCCCAATAAATATCTGTGGtagacaaagacagttGAATTCGAATCCattttttgtcttgataCGGAAGAGtcgagaagaaaagtcgTTTCAACAGGAGATAACTAGCCTTGAATCATGTGCCGTCCTCCGCATTCATCATCATATGACTCGTGGCGTTTTTGCCTATAGAATAAAACGTATTTCCCAGACTTGAGGCAGATTGCAAGTACAGGCCAATGGTCGCTCAATGTATCCGGATGGCTTTGCTCCCTTTtacttgtctttttccaaaaatTCAAAGTAACCACAACCCTTATGTTGTGCGGTAAGCTTAGTTTGCTGCCTATTCAGATGAATCGAGCGATCTTGCTTGCCTTTCGCACACAATGAATGCGCTAGTTCTTGAGCAATACTGCATGATACATGGCTATAAGTTACATGCTCGCAAACAGAGTCTGGTTATTTGGAACTCTGGTTTTCAGTATGAGTTTAACTATGGATCAACCGTCAGCAGCCCGTTCGTTATTAGAAAGAGTTTAAGAGGAGAACGGTAGGATAAGGTATCAGTGAACCTGGAAACAGCACAATTATCCCTGTTTTGGGATGAGCTCAGACGACTCTTCCTATTATTCAGGATATGTTCATCATATAAcgggaaaaagaaagagatcaGATTGGACGAATATGGTACTTACACTGTGACTATAAATTAAAAATTTGAATATCGTTTGTTGCTGAgttaaaagaaaaagagttgaagtggaaagaaaatTTGTGTAAAAGCTGAGTCAAGAAAGCCACGTCATCCTTACATTTACTGCTTGGCAACACTAGATACCATGCAAATGCTGCATCAACTTTTTGCGCCAAAAAAGGACATATCCGAGATAACAGAACAAAATCTATACACATTTCTATTGccatttgctcttttctAAATCATGCTTATCTTTCCTGTCATGCGATTTCTTTCCCTATCCTGCTGTTCATATTAACTGTCTCGTCAAATTTTATCAGTCATTTTGTTTCCTCCAAAAGAGTTTCTAAAGCTTCGACAACTTCTTCAGGACAGGTTACATGCCAGCTAGCAAGAGTCTTTTTGGCGGGAGGACCGACAGTGGTTGCAAACACGTCGTGGGGGCGAATGGCAAGTTCAACGTCGGCAAGTTCGGCAGCCTCTTCGGGTTCCATTGTTGAGGTGACTGCCACGGGGGGTTTCATGATGACTGGCTTGTCATCATCAACCCCGCCTGGCGGGAAGATGGTCCGAAGGGCACGGAACATATCTTCATCCGTCTATACACGGCCTCAGCACAACGATTGCGAAAAGGTGAGAAAGATAGTTACCTTGTCATCCCCTGCACAGAAAATCAAGTCCGCATCTGGATTCTCGTACATTAACCTTCTCACAATCTCGCCCTTGTTGACAGCCAAAGGTCGAACCTCAAGATTCTTTTTTCCGACAAGCACTGCGAAGGGTTAACCAATTAGACAATGCTGACGACACGACTCACCCTCGATAGGTCTTCTGGGTGCTAGTGAGCTCTCTAACAGATCAAGACACTGTTTACATTGGAATTCTCCAAAGTCGGGGTCAGAGTTCCGGTAATGCCAAGTGATTGAAGCCTTCTTGACTTCAATTGTGCTTCCAGTTGTCCTCTGAGTCTGTTGTCAGCTTGATCAACTAGTCCTGATAATTGTTATGCTGACCTCTGTATAATATCTAAAGATCTCCTCCACTTCATTCATCCAGCTCATATCTAAAGCTTCAGTCATGTTGATaaactcatcttctcctggcGGTCGAACAAAGCTCCCATGTTCTGCGGACATTCCCAGATTCGTTAAGTGACCCCAATGTTCATCAAGGAATTCACCGTCACGGCCCGAGATGAGGTACACTAGATTCTTGGGGTCATTAGCCAATGCAGCGATTGCATCAAGAGTGCGTTCGGTGGGGACAGCATGCGAGGGAACCTTGACGATAGGAGTAAGTGTGCCGTCATAGTCAAAGAGAAGcagtctcttctttgccttcttgTAAGCTTCCTCAAATTTGTTGACCTCCAGAGCAGGAGTTTGATGCGCCGTGTGTTCTCCGCCAACATTTTCGAGTAGCTGTTTAAGGATAGTAGCCGCCCAAGTATGGGATGTATGACCAACAACACCTTGGAGCAAATTGGCGTGTCtctctgttttctcttcaatacCCATAGTAAGACCCTTGTTGATTGCGCGAGCGACATCAAGGAGATCATGAGGGTTGATTAGCAAAGCGGAAGCAAATGTCGGCGCAGTACCCATAAATTCAGATACGACGAGAGGAGACTTGGAGGTTTTGTCTTGACAAAGGATAAACTCCATTGAAGTGGTATTCATGCCATCTCGAAGCGATGTGATCAAGGCCAGATCAGCAACAGAGAGCAAGCCGAAATActcgtctttttcaagtGCTTGGTGACTACATGTCGTCAGCAGCGATCGGCAGATGGGATCGGCTCGCTTACTAGTGATGAACAGGAGTAAAGTCCAAAGATCCATATGTGCCGTTAATATGGCTGACTAATTCTGCAGTCATCCTTTCTAATTTAGGGCTTTCAGAGAGCGCCGGCGTAGTCACTTGAATCAATACGACCTTGTTTCTCCACTCGGGATACACTTGCAAAAACTTTTCAAATGCCTGGAGCTTGTTGTATACACCTTTAGCCACATCGAGCTTTTCCCTACCGACAATAATCTTTTTGTCCTTGTAGAGTGCACGAAGAGCCTCCATCCGAGGAATAACACCAGGCTGATCTCGATCGTGAACGACGCGTTTGATGTCAATGCCGATAGGACAATACCCAACAGCCGTTACTTGCCCATTGGCATCCACGCCACCAGGAGTAGATTCGTAGCCACAAACACGTATACACGTGGACACAAAGTGGCGAGAGTAAGAGTATGTTTGGAATGAGACTAGGTTGGCGCCAAGCATTCCATCAAGAATTACCTTGCGTGCTGCCATCACATCAGTCAAGACATATGTTATCAGAAAACAACATACTAGGGAGGCACCTGAAAATTTCTGAACTAGGCCAGGGAGTGTGCATAAACATTCCAATCATTATTTCGACTGGTTGCCCATGTTCCATAACACCGAGATGGTGTCCTAGCGCATTACCAACTTGATTCAAAAGTCCGCCCAGCTTCTCAGACTTTGATCGATCCGCTATAGGAGTTTGTTGGTCACTTTCCCAATCAAAGCCTTTCCTGGCTGCATGATGCAAGGATGGTGAGGGATGAGTGGTTCCCCATCCAGCATTGGGATGGAAGGCTTGGCCGAGAGCCTCTCGAATCATCTTTGGGgcaaggagaagatggtagTCATGACAGATGATCAAATCACCAGGACAGTAAACCTGAGCAACACGCCGTGCAAACATCTCGTTTGTCTTGTGATAGGCAAGCCATGAAGGATCAGGAGATGGAACGGTAGCAGTAGAGTCGAGCCAGAGAAGGTAATGAAATAACGGCCACAGCGCTTGGATGTATTAGCCAAAGTCAAACTCAGAATCTCTCACTCACTCTTCTTACAGAAACCCTCATAGTGTCCCTTGGAGACGTC
The Cryptococcus depauperatus CBS 7841 chromosome 1, complete sequence DNA segment above includes these coding regions:
- a CDS encoding trehalose-phosphatase; translation: MDSMHPDPTPAIPPSLPDLKAQVARLEASHKEKGLALSGRIIHVMHHLPVEIVRILPQDVLDATGGGVLSPPMTPEFKPEDAEATFESADAKWRIHARTAHPALVSGIKSLSDTHDQILVAWTGEVLLQPDTTISSQQQSQAVFPSIASKLLAPVNPLGSNNTKQQSQPLQEAPLMVFGGEFNSFDQKEIEKQLDKFSEVEAGLEKGGKVKYIPVFLPPDVSKGHYEGFCKKTLWPLFHYLLWLDSTATVPSPDPSWLAYHKTNEMFARRVAQVYCPGDLIICHDYHLLLAPKMIREALGQAFHPNAGWGTTHPSPSLHHAARKGFDWESDQQTPIADRSKSEKLGGLLNQVGNALGHHLGVMEHGQPVEIMIGMFMHTPWPSSEIFRCLPTRKVILDGMLGANLVSFQTYSYSRHFVSTCIRVCGYESTPGGVDANGQVTAVGYCPIGIDIKRVVHDRDQPGVIPRMEALRALYKDKKIIVGREKLDVAKGVYNKLQAFEKFLQVYPEWRNKVVLIQVTTPALSESPKLERMTAELVSHINGTYGSLDFTPVHHYHQALEKDEYFGLLSVADLALITSLRDGMNTTSMEFILCQDKTSKSPLVVSEFMGTAPTFASALLINPHDLLDVARAINKGLTMGIEEKTERHANLLQGVVGHTSHTWAATILKQLLENVGGEHTAHQTPALEVNKFEEAYKKAKKRLLLFDYDGTLTPIVKVPSHAVPTERTLDAIAALANDPKNLVYLISGRDGEFLDEHWGHLTNLGMSAEHGSFVRPPGEDEFINMTEALDMSWMNEVEEIFRYYTERTTGSTIEVKKASITWHYRNSDPDFGEFQCKQCLDLLESSLAPRRPIEVLVGKKNLEVRPLAVNKGEIVRRLMYENPDADLIFCAGDDKTDEDMFRALRTIFPPGGVDDDKPVIMKPPVAVTSTMEPEEAAELADVELAIRPHDVFATTVGPPAKKTLASWHVTCPEEVVEALETLLEETK